Proteins from one Shewanella pealeana ATCC 700345 genomic window:
- a CDS encoding type II toxin-antitoxin system RnlA family toxin, translating to MTEARNYKNLNLVRANIEDVVNTFMDQHGFTLESIGDMPGAQNGKRVVYGQAGSLYATVDIFFNNTGTSTVQFKTGRNQLLGKRLADCLYETINPVEFESVNMVVDGFIEESISPVLLCTADETYIELQEHHREASKIVWKLISIEFQDELTVTLHTTTRLLQIQGRPLSCYRAFIFNLTELLDLQGLEKVLSRQDDSKVEIIQQEVARSYLQTVMGDSYRHLHKNVEKLLVSGLCVKLAAPQLPDYCMLLYPELRSIEGALKGKMALFGLVVGRDGFGGFFEKIPGKYQLEASHRAHFPSDVSANIVEDAYTFYNKERHGLFHMEPIVDTSRVMSDISHLMTKSKHSWEHIKKLYSIQNV from the coding sequence GTGACTGAAGCACGGAATTATAAAAATTTAAACTTAGTTAGAGCAAACATAGAGGATGTCGTTAACACGTTTATGGATCAGCATGGCTTTACTCTTGAGTCTATTGGAGATATGCCCGGTGCTCAGAATGGAAAAAGAGTTGTATATGGTCAGGCTGGTAGCTTGTATGCGACGGTTGATATCTTCTTCAATAACACTGGCACTTCAACCGTACAGTTTAAAACAGGTAGAAACCAGCTATTAGGGAAGCGACTTGCTGATTGCTTGTACGAAACGATTAATCCAGTTGAATTTGAAAGTGTAAATATGGTTGTAGATGGTTTTATTGAAGAATCGATATCTCCAGTTTTACTTTGTACTGCAGATGAGACCTATATAGAACTGCAGGAACATCATAGAGAGGCTAGCAAGATAGTCTGGAAGCTTATTTCTATTGAGTTTCAAGATGAACTCACGGTAACACTCCATACAACAACTCGACTGTTGCAAATACAGGGTCGCCCTTTATCTTGTTACAGAGCTTTTATATTTAACCTGACAGAGCTACTTGATCTTCAAGGATTAGAGAAGGTTTTATCAAGGCAAGATGATAGTAAAGTTGAAATCATTCAGCAGGAAGTCGCTCGTAGTTATCTTCAAACTGTTATGGGGGATTCCTATCGCCACTTGCATAAAAATGTTGAAAAATTGCTCGTTTCAGGTCTCTGTGTTAAACTCGCCGCCCCTCAACTACCAGACTACTGTATGTTGCTGTACCCGGAGCTACGCTCTATTGAAGGTGCTCTAAAGGGGAAAATGGCACTGTTTGGATTAGTTGTAGGCCGTGATGGTTTTGGGGGGTTCTTCGAAAAAATCCCAGGAAAATACCAATTAGAAGCGTCGCATAGAGCACATTTTCCATCAGATGTGAGTGCAAATATTGTTGAAGATGCTTATACTTTCTACAATAAAGAACGTCATGGCCTCTTCCACATGGAGCCTATTGTGGATACTAGTAGAGTGATGAGTGATATAAGTCATTTAATGACGAAATCAAAGCACTCTTGGGAACATATTAAAAAGTTATATAGTATACAAAATGTATAA
- a CDS encoding type II toxin-antitoxin system RnlB family antitoxin — MYNIRKLNIKNNPQAIVTAISYESPLSLISEIEQELSSLFGSDFFGEVIFDLLCSNGFEWNRFMSMEFEGSALKRSSARIMDESELSPLLIELQSQLFASKPEYLVDTILTSQEIAILMSSASNKSVALYC; from the coding sequence ATGTATAATATCAGAAAGTTAAATATCAAAAACAACCCTCAAGCTATCGTTACAGCGATAAGCTACGAAAGTCCGTTGTCTTTGATTTCTGAGATTGAACAGGAATTAAGCTCCTTATTTGGGAGTGATTTCTTTGGAGAAGTTATCTTTGATCTTCTTTGCTCTAATGGCTTTGAGTGGAATCGCTTCATGTCTATGGAGTTCGAAGGCTCTGCTCTTAAGAGAAGTTCTGCAAGGATTATGGATGAAAGTGAGCTTTCTCCTTTATTGATTGAACTTCAATCTCAGTTGTTTGCAAGTAAACCCGAATACCTGGTTGATACCATATTAACCAGTCAAGAAATTGCCATTTTAATGAGTTCTGCTTCAAATAAGTCGGTAGCCCTTTATTGTTGA